The Terriglobia bacterium genome segment ACGAATCAACGAGCTGCTCACCGGCATTATCAAGTATGGCGATTTTCGCCTCAAATACCGCATCACCGTCGATCCGCCGGTCCCGGAAGACCGAGACTGGGAGCGCCCCGTGATTCTGGTGGACTTCAGCGGTGCCGACAGCGGGATGCTTCTGGAGCGCGGCGGCGAATTGCTCCGCTCCATCGAAACCGTCGTGATCGAATCGCTTCACATCGGCTCCGAAGAGCACGATCGCGTTGCCTTCGACTGCATGGGTTTCCGCGCGGCACGTATCGAGGAACTCAAGCTTGCGGCCGGCGTCGCGGCAGAAAAGGTAAAGACTTCAAAGATGCCATACTCGTTTGCGCCGATGTCGTCCCGTGAACGACGCATCGTCCACCTGGCTCTCCGTGACGATGCGGAACTACGCACCGAGAGCGAAGGCGAGGGTCCGCAGCGCCACCTCGTGGTATATCCCAAGGACTACAAGGGAAAAGTGGCCGCACCGGTAATGCGGCGAGGCAGGGGAAGAAGATAAGAAAGCCGCAATAGCGCAAAGATACATGTTTTAGTAGCCCCGGTCGCCTCGGCCGGGTTCTTGTTTTGGGGGTCCGATTGCTTCTCCCTGCTCCTTGCGAGAAAATCGCGAGCTGACGATTGAGAGGCAAAAGAATGAGGCGACTCCTCTGCGCTTTGGGTTGTATCGTGATTTCCTGTATGACTGTCTCCGCTCAACAAATTGATCCTCAACTCATGTCCTACATCGACTCCATCCAGGCGATCGATAATCACGCCCACGTCGTTGCGCCCGACCTTGCACACGACGTCAACTACGACGCCCTTCGCTGCGAGATCCTGCCCGCTGCAACCGGACTCGCACCTGCGAACACGCGCTTCGGCCCCGACGTGATGGCTGCGTGGAAAGCGCTCTACGATGTGGTGGCCGATTCCGATTCCCCGGCGAACGTCAAGAAGGTCGACGCGGCCCAGCAGGCAGTTCGCCAAAGAGAGGGCGCCAACTACTTCGATTGGGTCTTGAAACAGGCAGGATTCGACGTAGTTCTGGCGAATCGTGTCGCGATGGCGCCACAACTCGACGCAAGGCACTTCAAGTGGGTTCCATATGATGACGCACTGTTGTTTCCTCTGAACAACGAAGCGGAGAAGGCCGTCTCACCGGATCGCAAGGTTCTATACGGAGCCGAAGAGGATCACCTGAAAGCCTATCTTCAGACGGCCGGCATGCAATCGATTCCCACCACCCTTGACGCCTACCTCGACAAGGTGGTCCTGCCGATCTTGCAGTCGCAGAAAAAGGCCGGCGCGGTGGCGATTAAATTCGAAGTTGCCTACCTGCGTCCGCTCGACTTTGCTCCAGCGACCCAGGCCGACGCGGCGCGGATCTATGCACAGCATCTCAATAGCGGAGTTCCTTCGAATACCGACTATAAAGTCCTGCAGGACTATCTCTTTCACTACATTGCCGAGCACGCTGGCGAGCTTGGCCTTGCGGTTCACATCCACACCGGAGTCGGTTGCGGCGAGTACTTCGAAACCCGCGGCTCCGACCCCATGCTGCTCGAGGGCGTTTTGAACGACCCTTCTTTGCGCAAGACGAACTTTGTCCTGCTCCATGGCGGCAGTCCCTTCGAGCGCCACAACGCGGCTCTCATTATGAAGCCGAATGTCTATGTCGATACCTCCGTCCTTGAACTCTTCTATTCCCCAGCGGAGCTTGCGCACATCCTGCGTCCCTGGCTCGAGGTTATGCCCGAGCACGTCATTTTCGGAACAGATTCCGGTCCCTTCGGCCCGGGCTTTAACTGGGAGGAAACGGCGTGGGTGGGATCTCGAAATGCCCGGCGCGCCCTGGGGATCGTTCTCACGCAGATGATGAACGATGGCGCTATCACTCGAACTCGCGCGAAAGAGATCGCCGAGGACGTCCTGCGAAAGAACGCAGCCGAACTCTACAAGATTCAATAGCTGCGAATTGCCGTCTCATTCGTCAATGCGAAATTCGTCATTTCGTCACTCGTGTAGCAACAAGTCCTATAGTTTCGTCCCAACCCGGTGCTACCATTCCGCCCACGCGAGCGCACCATGGTATCGCCCCACTCCACCTCGGTCGTGCTGGATGCCGTCACCGATTTCCTGAAGGCCATTCCCCCGTTCCAGTTTCTTTCCGCCTCCGAACTCAAGACGCTCGCCAGGACCATGTCGCAGGAGTATTTCCCGCGCGATACCGTCATCCTTAGCGCCGGCTGCGAAGCCGCCGATTCGCTCTACGTAATCAAGAAGGGTGGAGTAAAGCTATCGATCGCCAGCGGCGAAGGCACGGACGTTATCCTCGACATGCGGAGCGAGGGGGAACTGTTTGGCCTGCTTTCGATGCTCGGGGGAGATGTTACCCGGCTGAATGTCACCGCGGTTGAGGACACCATCTGCTACACCGTACCGGGCGACCAGGTTCGACAACACCTGCTAAGCCATCCCGAGGCAGCAGGCTATCTCGTGAAGACCTCCGTCACTCGCTACATCGACCGCAGTCTCAACGAAATCCGCGAGCGTACACGCCTCCTCGGCGACGGCGAACGCCTGCTCTATTCTCTGTCCGCGAGTGACGTCGCTACGCGTCCTGTTTTTCTGTGCACTCCGGAAACGACAATCCGCGCCGCCGCCCAATTGATGGCTGCTACGAAATCAACGTGTGTATTCGTGGCCGACGGCAAGAAACACGCGATCGGGGTCGTGACCGACAACGATTTCGCGGAGAAGGTCGTTGCCTCCGCCAGGCCACTCGATGCGCCCGTGA includes the following:
- a CDS encoding R3H domain-containing nucleic acid-binding protein; protein product: MTIQDKIATAKRINELLTGIIKYGDFRLKYRITVDPPVPEDRDWERPVILVDFSGADSGMLLERGGELLRSIETVVIESLHIGSEEHDRVAFDCMGFRAARIEELKLAAGVAAEKVKTSKMPYSFAPMSSRERRIVHLALRDDAELRTESEGEGPQRHLVVYPKDYKGKVAAPVMRRGRGRR
- a CDS encoding amidohydrolase family protein, with the protein product MTVSAQQIDPQLMSYIDSIQAIDNHAHVVAPDLAHDVNYDALRCEILPAATGLAPANTRFGPDVMAAWKALYDVVADSDSPANVKKVDAAQQAVRQREGANYFDWVLKQAGFDVVLANRVAMAPQLDARHFKWVPYDDALLFPLNNEAEKAVSPDRKVLYGAEEDHLKAYLQTAGMQSIPTTLDAYLDKVVLPILQSQKKAGAVAIKFEVAYLRPLDFAPATQADAARIYAQHLNSGVPSNTDYKVLQDYLFHYIAEHAGELGLAVHIHTGVGCGEYFETRGSDPMLLEGVLNDPSLRKTNFVLLHGGSPFERHNAALIMKPNVYVDTSVLELFYSPAELAHILRPWLEVMPEHVIFGTDSGPFGPGFNWEETAWVGSRNARRALGIVLTQMMNDGAITRTRAKEIAEDVLRKNAAELYKIQ